Sequence from the Candidatus Accumulibacter similis genome:
AATGCCTGCGAACGGCCGCGTCGCCGGCCATGTCGGCGACGGGACGCCCGTGCCGCATCATCTGCGCCAGTCGGCGGGGCTGCCCGCTCCCCTGAAAGCGGCGCGGCGACGTCCGCGCAGGCAGCCGATCATTCGAAGTGGCAGACGTAGTCGAGGGTTTCGAGCGTCTCGATGTCGAAACTCGAGTTACCCGGCACCGAGAAGCGCTCGCCGCCCGCGTAGGTCTGCCACTCGCTCGCGCCGGCGAGGCGGATGCGGCAGCGGCCGGCGTTGAGTTCCATCATCTCGGGCGCGCCGGTAGTGAAAGTCAGGGATGAGGGAAAGATGATGCCGACGGTCTTGCGCGTGCCGTCGGGGAAGAGCACGGTGTGGCTCACGCACTTGCCGTCGAAGTAAATGTTGGCCTTCTTGACGATGGAGACGTTGTCGAACTGCGACATGGTGGCTTTCGCTTTCGAAAAAGGGGACAAATGGACCCGGGAGGGGCCCGCCAAACGACCGGAGGTCAACCACAGACCGAAGCTGCTTAGCGGCAGACGCGCCGACCGTCGACCATGCGACACTCCGGCGTCGCCTGCACCTCGACGTCACGCGCAGCGGCAACGTCCGTGGCTTGTAGTTGATGAAGGGCTGGATGGTGGCGCTGTTGTACGACCCGCAGGTTCCGCTGGCGCCAAGCGACCAGATGTTGTTGACCAGTCTCACCTTGAGCGGGTGAAATAGACGTCGAACTTCTGCTGCGCGACCGCCTGGAAATAGACGCCCTTCAACACGTCGGCTGCCGGGTCGTAGGTCAAGGTGTAGGTCGATCCGTTGTAGCCAGCGGCCCGCAGCTCGAAGAAGAGCTTGATCGCATTGCCTTCGCGCGTCGCTTCAGCCCTGGAAAACGGCAGCGGGTTCGGATTGGCGTAGGCCGCGTCGAGCTTCCCGCTGGCATCGACGCTCCTGATGTTGATGACGTAGCCGCCGTCGGGCCGCACCCAGCGACCAGACAGGGCCGAAAAGGCGGATTCGGACTGGCTTGCCGCCCTGGGGACAACCTGGGCAACGGCCGCCGCAGGGACGGTTCCGATTGCAAGGGTAAAGAGTGAAAGGTAGAACACAGCCGCGGTTTTCATGGGTTCCCGTCAGATGAAAATGGAAGCGGCTGTCGCCCCCTTCGGGACACCAGCCGCTTCGCTTACTTGCCCGTCGGCGGCTTGCCGTCCTGCGCCTCAGCCATCGCCGCTTCCAGCTTCCTGATGTCCGCCGGCGAGAGCTGTGGCCGGTTGACCTGGATGGTCAGCGTGTTCAAGCGGGCGGTGAGCGGGAATGGCGGCGTGTAGTCGGCATCGTTGACCCCGGTGAGGGTATCCGAACCGATGTCGAAGCTTTCGTCCCACTGCAGGATCATCGGCAGTGTCTTTTCCATCGTGATCGTCTGCACCACCTTGCCGTCCACCTTCAGGACACCGGTGCCGGGCCGGCCGAGGCCGCTCATGTTGTTGAACGCCAGCGTACCGACGCCGAGGCCGTCGTACTTGAAGTCGAACTCAAGGACATGCCGCCCCGGTGTGAGGGCTTCGGTGCCCTCCCACTTCACCCGCTTCAGATCGATCAGATTCCACAGGAACACCGGCTTGCCCTTCAGCAGGTAGAAGCCGTATCCCGCGAAGCGGCCGCCGGAAGTCAGGATCATGCCCTCGGCGCCGCCCTGCGGCACGTCGATGTCGGCGGTGATCGTGTAGGACGAGTTCAGCAGGAACGGCGAGTCCCCTTGCGGCAACCCGGTCATCGGCCGCGTGTAGACAAATTCCGTCCGGCCGGCGGTGATGTTCGGCCGCGGCGCGACGATACGGGCTGCCACCGACGCATCCAGCGGCAAGACCTGATGCTTCTTCGCTTCGGCAAGGAACTTCTGCCGCATCTCCTTGACCTTCTGCGGGTTTTGCGCGGCGATGTCCTCCGTCTGGTTGAAGTCCTTGCCCAGGTTGTAGAGCTGGAACATCTGGTTGTTCAGCGGATCGGGGTTGGCGGTCCCGAAAGCCTGCCACGGCGCGCGGTTGACCTTGGTGCTCAGGAGCCAGCCGTCATCATAGAGCGCCCACTGGCCCATCATTTCGAAGTACTGCGTCCTGTGCCGCGACGCCGCCTTGGAGTTGGCGGGGTCGAAGGTGTAGGCGAAGCTGGTGCCCTCGATCGGCGCCTGCCTGATGCCATCCACCATCACCGGCGCCTTGATGCCCGCCGCTTCGAGGATGGTCGGCACGACGTCGATGACGTGCACGAACTGCTGGCGCAGGGCGCCCTTGTCCTTGATGCGCGCCGGCCAGGAGACGACCATGTTCTGGTTGATGCCGCCGAGCCGGGAAGCATTCTGCTTGAACCAGTCGAACGGTGTGTCGAAGGCCCACGACCAGCCGGCCGACATGTGGTTGTAGGTCTGCTCGGTGCCCCAGACCTCGTACCACTTCATCTGCACGTCGGCCGGCATCTCGGCAACGCCATTGAAAAAGGCGACTTCGTTGGGTGTGCCCATCGGCCCGCCCTCGGCGCTGGTGCCGTTGTCGCCGTTGATGTAGATGACGAGCGTGTTGTCGAGCCTGCCGAGATCCTGGAAGTGCTGGATGACGCGACCGATCTCGTAGTCATTGTAGGCGGCGTAGGCGGCGAAGACTTCGACCTGGCGGATGAAGAGCTTCTTCTCGTCGGCCGTGAGCTCGTCCCACGGCTTGAGCATGTCGTTCGGCCACGGCGTGAGCTTGGCGTCGCTGGGAACCAGACCGAGCTTCTTCTGGTTGGCGAAGATGGTCTCGCGCAGCTTCTCGTACCCGCCGTCGAAGAGATGCATCGCGCTGATTCTGTCGACCCACTCCCTGGTCGGGTGGTGCGGAGCGTGGGTGGCCCCCGGCGCGTACTTGATGAAGATCGGCTTGCCCGGATCCGTCTGGTGGATCCGCGTCATGTAGTCGATCGCTTCGTCGGCCATCGCGGTGATGAGGTTCCACGTACCCGGCTGCTTGCCGAGGAAGGGGTAGATCTGGGTCGTGTTGCGGAACAGATTCGGCTGCCACTGGTTGGCGTCGCCGCCGACGAAGCCGTAGAAGTACTCGAAACCCATGCCGGTCGGCCACTGGTCGAACGGTCCGGCCTGGCTGGCGGCGAAGGCCGGGACATTGTGGTCCTTGCCGAACCAGGCGGTCGCGTAGCCGTTGTCAACCAGCATCCGGCCGATCGTCGCCTTGTCCTTGCCGATGATGCTGTTGTAGCCGGGAAAACCGGTCGACTGCTCGGAGATCACTCCGAAACCGACCGAGTGGTGATTGCGGCCGGTGATCAGCGCGGCGCGCGTCGGCGAGCACAGCGCGGTCGAGAAAACCCGGTTGTAGCGCAGCCCCTCGTCGGCGATGCGATCCATCGTCGGCGTCGGAATGACGCCGCCGAAGGTACTCGGAACACCGAAGCCGGCGTCGTCGGTGATGATCAGCAGCACGTTCGGTGCGCCCTTCGGCGGCACGATGCGCGGCGCCCACCACGGCTTCGACTGCAGCGCGTCGTTCCTGATGACGCCACCGAACTTCGGATCGGGTGCCGGCAGTTGCTGGTTGCCAATGGTGCTGGTGGCACTGGGCGAGCCCAGCGTGCCGGTGACCTGCTGCCCGAGCGCCCAACCACTGGTCGCCAGAGACGTTGCGGCGACTGCAACAGACGCCAGCAAACGCAAAACTGATGGCATGTCAGCCTCCTTGGAAGAAAAGCTTGTCACGAAACTGGAAGTGGAAGGTGGCGCCGAGTGCCAGTCCGGTGAAGCGCGCGTCAAGCAAAGCCTGCCGCAGAGGCAACAGCCGTTCGACGCCGTTCGCCGATTGGCAGCATCTGACGCATCCCAACCGCCCCCGCGTCTTCGCAGTGCGCCTTATGATGCTTTCACTTCACTGGCGTGTCGAGACGATTCGCGACAGAAGATATACAATTTACGACAGATCGGCGGCGTTCGGCCGGCGGGAAGCCTGGAAAGAGCGCCATTTTCGACAGCGGGAGCTGAGAGTTGCGAGCGAAGAGAGCGTTTGGCGAGGCGGTCATCCGCATTGGTGGGGCAGCAACGATTCCAGCGGTGCTGCGCGACCACGGCGTAGACCCGGCGGAACTGCTCGCCGAGGTCGGGCTCAGCCCGAGCCTTTTCGATGACTCCGACAACATGATTCCCTTCGTCAGCCTGGGCCGTCTGGTTGCGCGCTGTGTCGCCAGAACCGGCTGCAGCCATTTCGGCCTCCTGGTTGGCCAGCGGGGCGGTCCTGCGTCGCTCGGTCTGGTCGGATTCCTCGTGCAACACTCGCCGGACGTCGCGACGGCCCTGCGCACGCTGGTTCGCTATCTGCACCACCACGACCGCGGTGCAGTGCCGACGCTGGTGGTCAACGGAAACTCGGCGCTCTTCGGCTACGCCATTTACCAGCCAGCCGTCGAGGCCGCCGAGCAGATCGCCGACGGCGCCATTGCCGTCGCTTTCAACATCATGCGCCGCCTGTGTGGGCCCCGCTGGCAGGCGAGCGAGGTTCTCCTTGCCCACCGCGAGCCGCCCGACATTGGCCCGTTTCGCCGCTTTTTCCAGTCGCCACTGCGCTTTGACGCCGAGCAGAACGCACTGCTTTTCCCAGCCGACTGGCTGACACGCCCGCTCGCGACAGCGGACCCCGAGTTGCGGCGCCTGCTGCAGAAGCAGATAGACGAACTCGAGGCAAGAACCGCGGGTGACTTCGCGCACCAGGTGCAACGCGTGCTGCGGACCGCGCTGCTGACGCACGGGGCTGCGGCGGGCCAGATCGCGGCCCTTTTCTCGATGCATGTTCGTACCCTGAACCGGCACCTGCGGGCCTGCGGAACGACCTTCCAGAAACTCTCCGACGAGGTACGCTTCGAGATCGCCCGGCAAATGCTCGATGATTCGACAATGTCACTGAGTGAAATCGCCGCAGCGCTTGCTTACGCCGATGCCAGCGCCTTCAGCCGGGCGTTCTCCCGCTGGAGTGGCGTCACACCCCGCTGCTGGCGGGTCGCGCGGTCATCCTCGCCCGGCTGCGAAAGCTAGCGGCGCTGGCGGAAGAGTTCGAGGCATGCCCGACAGCTCGCTATTTGCCGACGCAAAAGCGACCGAAGATTTCGCCGAGAAGGTCGTCACTGCTGAACTCGCCCGTGATGCTTCCCAGCGCTAGCTGCGCCAGACGCAGTTCCTCGGCAAGGAGTTCCAGCTGCGGCATTTGCGCTTGCGCCGTGGCGATATGCTCGCGGGTGTTCGCAAGCGCCTGCAGGTGGCGCTCGCGGGCTATGAAAACGTCCTCGGCTGGCTGCCAGCCGACGATTCGCAGCAGTTCCTCGCGCAGCAGTTCGACGCCTTCGCCGGAGTGGGCAGAGAGCGAGATGACCACGCTGTCGTCTTCCTGCCGGCGCTCGGCGCGGGCAGGAACGAGGTCAATCTTGTTGAGGACGGTTACCCGCGTCGGATGGGTTGGTAACCGGGCGAGGATCTCGCGCTCGGAGGCGCCGACGCCAAGGCGCGCATCGGCCAGCAGGAGAACGACGTCGGCGCGCGCGATCTCGCGCCAGGTCCGTTCGATGCCGATCTTCTCGATCTGGTCTTCGGTCGCGCGCAGCCCGGCCGTGTCGATGACGTGCAGCGGAATTCCTTCGAGCTGCAGGGTGCCGCGAACGAGGTCGCGAGTGGTTCCCGGTATGGCGGTGACGATCGCCAGGTCGTCGCCGGCGAGGCGGTTGAGCAGGCTCGACTTGCCGACGTTCGGCTGGCCGGCGAGAACGACGTGCAGACCACCCTGCAGCAGCCGGCCCTGCCGGGCGCGCTCGAAGACCAGCGCCAGGCGCGCCTGCAGGCGCGTGAGGCGCCCACTCGCATCGGCGGCCTCGAGAAAGTCGATCTCCTCGTCGGGAAAATCGAGTGTTGCCTCAACGAGGGCGCGCAGCTCGACCAGCTGCGCGCGCAGCTGGCCGACCTCGCGCGAGAAATCCCCCTGCAGTGAGCGAACCGCGCTGCGCGCGGCGGCGGCAGTCGATGCGTCGATCAGATCGACGACGGCCTCGGCCTGCGCCAGGTCGATCTTGCCGTTGAGGTAGGCGCGGCGGCTGAACTCGCCCGGATCGGCGAGGCGGGCACCGAGTTCCAGACAGCGGGCGAGGAGCATCTGCAGAACGACCGGTCCGCCATGCCCCTGCAGCTCGAGGACATCCTCGCCAGTGAAGGAATGCGGCGCCGGGAAGTGGAGCAGCAGGCCGCTGTCGATCACCGTGCCGTTGGCCATCCGAAAATCGGCACGGGTCGCATGCCGTGGCGTTGGTCGCTTGCCGCTGAGGCTTTGGGCAAAATCCAGCAACCCGGGACCGGAAACGCGAATCACCCCGATGCCGCCGCGACCGCTGGCGGTCGCGATGGCGGCTATGGTGTCACTGGCTCGTGCCCTTTCAGGCCTTGCTGTCGTTGGCGGCCTTTCCGCCACTCTCGATCATCCTCGTGATCTGCCATTGCTGGGCAATCGACAGGACATTGTTGACCACCCAGTAGAGGACCAGACCAGCCGGAAAGAAGAAGAACATCACACCGAAGATGAATGGCATCATCAGCATGACCTTCGCCTGGATGGGGTCTGGCGGCGTCGGATTGAGCTTGGTCTGGATGAGCATCGTGCCCATCATGATCAGCGGCAGGATGTAGTAGGGGTCCTGTGCCGAGAGGTCCTTGATCCAGAGAATCCAGGGCGCGTCGCGGATTTCGACGGCACCCAGAAGAGCCCAGTAGAGGGCTATGAAGACCGGAATCTGCACCAGAATCGGCAGACATCCGCCGAGGGGGTTGATCTTCTCGCGCTTGTAGAGGGCCATCATTTCCTGGTTGAGTTTCTGTCGATCGTCGCCGTAGCGCTCCTTGAGTTGCATCAGTCGTGGCGTCACTGTCTTCATCTTCGCCATCGACTTGTAGCTGGCCGCCGACAGCGGGTAGAACAGCAGCTTGATGGCGACGGTCAGGAGGACGATCGCCCAGCCCCAGTTGCCGACCAGCTTGTAGATCGCTTCGAGGCACCAGAAGATCGGCGCCGCAATGATCGTCAGCCAGCCATAGTCGACGACCAAAGGCAGACCCTGCGCACCGATGCCACCGTCAGCCTGGGGTTTCGCCAGGTGCTCCAGCGTCGACTGGATCTGTGGTCCGGCGAAGACCGGTACCGCCAGCGACACCGTCGCTCCCGGCGCGACGAGCGGCACCGGAACGATGACTCCGGCGGCAACCGCCGGATTCTGGCTGCTCTCCAGTTTGCGGATGTAGAACTCGCGCGGCAGACCCGGCTCGGGTATCCAGGCGGCGACGAAGTAGTGCTGGATCATTGCGATCCAGCCGTTGTCGGCTTTGGTCGCGAACTTGGCGTTGCCGGCCTCGATATCCGCGAAATTGACCTTCTGGAACTTCTCCTGATCGGTGAACACCGCGGGACCGGTGAAGGTGGACACCATGTAACTCTCGCCGTCGGGCGCCTTGACGTCGCGCTGGAACTGGTAGTAGGCGTGCGCCAGAAGCTCCTTGCCGCTGCCGTTCGCGATCTCGTGCGTCAGCCCGATGAGATAGCTGCCACGGGTGAAGGTGTAGACCTTGGCGACGCGGACTCCGTTGCCAGCCACCGCCTCGAGGCGCAGCTCCAGCGTCTGTGCGTCGCCGGCAAGCTCGCGACTGCCGGGGGCCACCGCAAACAACGTCTTGTGGTTCGGCAGGCCATCGCCGATCAGACCACTCTGCGCGTAATACTGATGCTGCGGCCCGAAAAGGGTGAAGAAATGGTCCTTCCTGACGCTGTCACGGTAGTCCTTCAGCTCGAGGCGGATGATGTCACCACCCTGACGCGAAATCTCGACCTTGAAGAGGTCGGTGTCGACGGTTACCGTGTCGGCCTTCTCCGCCGTGCCGACAGCTACCGCCGCAGGCGCCGCCGGCAGCGGCGCGTGCAGGCTGCTGCTCGGCTTCGGGGCGGGTGCCGCAGCCGTTCCCGCAGCAGCGACCGCAGGCGCCTGCGGCTGGTTGTACTTCTGCCAGGCATCCCACAGCATGACCAGCGAGAACGAGAATATGAGCAGCAGCAGGAGGCGTCGGTTGTCCATGAAAACCTAGAGTATTCAGTCGTTGGTCAGGGTACGGGATCGAAACCGCCCGGGTTCCAGGGATGGCAGCGTGCGAGCCGGCGAACGGCGAGGCTCGTTCCGCGGCAGGCGCCATGCCGCTGCACCGCCTCTGCTGCGTACTGTGAACAACTGGGAAAGAAACGGCAACGCTGACCCAGCATCGGGCTGACCGCATAGCGGTAGAAGCCTATCAGCGCAACGAGAAGATGTTTCATCGGCTCATGGTTGGGGTGAAATGAGCTTGCGCAGCAAGCGGCGGATTTCCTCAGCCATCGCTTGCCGGTCAAGGGCCGATGGCTTGACCGCCAGCCGCAGCACGAGGTCGCTGGAATTCAGGTCGGAACGCAGCAGTCGGAACTCTTCCCTCGCCAGCCGCCGCAACAGATTCCGGTCCACCGCACGGCGCAGGAAACGCTTGGCCACGACCAGGCCGAGCCTCGCTCCCGGAGCGTCCGCAGCCTCGCGAGGCCGATAATGTAGCAGGAAATGGCGGCTCTTCAGCGCCCTCCGGAAAGCAAAGACCGATCCGTACTCATCCTTCCTGAGCAGGCGGTGCTGCTTCGGAAAGGCTGCCGGGCGTGGCGGACGTTCGCTCGCGGCGTCAGGGGCTACGCTCAAACGCCAAGACGCTGACGACCCTTGGCACGGCGGGCACGAATCACTCCGCGACCACCGCGGGTGGACATGCGGACGAGAAAGCCATGCGTCCGCTTGCGGCGAACGACTGACGGCTGATAGGTACGTTTCATGGCTAAACCCTTGAACTCAAAGCTGGAAAAAAGGGTGGATTAGACAGCCTCGGAGCAAGCCTTGTCAAGGCCATATTTTTTTTCGAGCTGTGGATAACTTTGTCGCTACAGGTTAGAATTTGCACCTTGCGGGTTCTGACAGGAGGGGCAGCGGGCCATCGGGGGACGGCCGGCATCGCCCGGAAAAGCGCTGTCGTGGCCGCCAACCATCCCGGGCAACGCTAGCCATGCTTCTGTTTTCAAGAAAAGAGCCACTGTTTGTCGCAGCGGGCCGGGATTTCGGCTGGCAACCGCTGGTTGCCACGATGGTCGCCGATGAGTAGCTTCTGGTCCTCGTGTCTGAGCCAGTTCGAGCAGGAACTACCGCCTCAGCAGTTCAACACCTGGATCCGTCCGCTTCGGCTCGAGGGGGAGGACGACCTGGTGCGCGGCCTGCGCTTGCTGGCGCCAAACGGATTCATCCTCAAGTGGGTCAAGGAGCGCTATCTGGCACGCATCGAAGCGCTCGGCAGCGAGTATTTTGCTCTGCCCGTGATCATCACGCTGAGTCTGGCTGAGCGACCGGCAGCAAATGCCGAACCCGCACCGGTAGCGACCAACAGCGGCAGGACGGCGTCGCCGGCGATCGCCGCTTCCACTTCGCGCCCGGCAAGGACCGCCGACCAGGAGCGCTCCGGCTACGAGAAGACGCGGCTGATCGCCGGCTTCACTTTTGAGAACCTGGTTGTCGGCAAGGCCAACGACCTTGCCCGCGCTGCCGCCCACCGCGTCGCCGACCAACCGGGTGAAGCCGGTTACAACCCGTTGTTCATCTACGGCGGTGCCGGACTCGGCAAGACCCACCTGATCCACGCGATCGGCAACGCGATCCTGGAGCAGCGGCCGAACAAGGTGGTGCGTTATGTACACGCCGAGGACTACTACTCCGACGTTGTCCGCGCCTACCAGCAGAAGTCCTTCGATGTGTTCAAGCGCTATTACCGCTCGCTTGACGTCCTGCTGCTCGACGATGTCCAGTTCTTCAACGGCAAGAACCGGACGCAGGAAGAGTTCTTCTACGTCTTCAATGCGTTGAGCGAGTCGAAAAAGCAGATCGTCATCAGTTGTGACACCTACCCAAAGAACATTTCCGGCCTCGAGGATCGCCTCGTGACGCGTTTCGATTGGGGGTTGACGGTGCAGATCGAACCACCTGAGACCGAGATGCGCGTCGCGATCCTGAAGAAGAAGGCCGAACAGGAGCAGGTTGCCCTCGACGACGAAGTTGCTTTCTACGTCGCCAAGCACCTGCGATCGAACGTTCGCGAGTTGGAGGGCGCCCTGAAGAAGGTGCTTGCCTACTCGGCCTTTCACGGTCGACAGATTGCCCTGGATCTCGCCAAGGAGGCGCTGAAGGATGTCATCGGCTCGGTCAACAGGCAGATCACGGTCGAGGGAATCCAGAAGACGGTGGCAGAATATTTCAAGATCAAGGTGGCCGACCTGTTCTCGAAGAAGCGGACACGCGTCGTCGTCCGACCACGGCAGATCGCCATGTGGCTGGCAAAGAACCTGACGTCGCAGAGCTATCCATCGATTGGCGAGCACTTTGGCGGCCGCGACCACACGACCGTGCTGCACGCCGTGCGCACCATCGATCAACTGCGCCTCAAGGATGAGGCGCTGAACCACGACGTGCATGTGCTCGAGCAGGTGCTGAAGGGGTGATCACGGCTGGGGAAAAGTCGGTGGGAAGATGGCTGGCCGATGGTGGACAACAGCCGGTGTACGGCGCTGGAGCGTGCTTGTCCATTTTTGTCCACAGCCCCATACCGTCGCCGTACATCCCCCTGTGATTGATGCAACTGATTGAATTAAATGTGTTACTGGAAATCATCA
This genomic interval carries:
- the dnaA gene encoding chromosomal replication initiator protein DnaA, with the translated sequence MSSFWSSCLSQFEQELPPQQFNTWIRPLRLEGEDDLVRGLRLLAPNGFILKWVKERYLARIEALGSEYFALPVIITLSLAERPAANAEPAPVATNSGRTASPAIAASTSRPARTADQERSGYEKTRLIAGFTFENLVVGKANDLARAAAHRVADQPGEAGYNPLFIYGGAGLGKTHLIHAIGNAILEQRPNKVVRYVHAEDYYSDVVRAYQQKSFDVFKRYYRSLDVLLLDDVQFFNGKNRTQEEFFYVFNALSESKKQIVISCDTYPKNISGLEDRLVTRFDWGLTVQIEPPETEMRVAILKKKAEQEQVALDDEVAFYVAKHLRSNVRELEGALKKVLAYSAFHGRQIALDLAKEALKDVIGSVNRQITVEGIQKTVAEYFKIKVADLFSKKRTRVVVRPRQIAMWLAKNLTSQSYPSIGEHFGGRDHTTVLHAVRTIDQLRLKDEALNHDVHVLEQVLKG
- the rpmH gene encoding 50S ribosomal protein L34, whose protein sequence is MKRTYQPSVVRRKRTHGFLVRMSTRGGRGVIRARRAKGRQRLGV
- the rnpA gene encoding ribonuclease P protein component, which produces MSVAPDAASERPPRPAAFPKQHRLLRKDEYGSVFAFRRALKSRHFLLHYRPREAADAPGARLGLVVAKRFLRRAVDRNLLRRLAREEFRLLRSDLNSSDLVLRLAVKPSALDRQAMAEEIRRLLRKLISPQP
- the mnmE gene encoding tRNA uridine-5-carboxymethylaminomethyl(34) synthesis GTPase MnmE translates to MAERPPTTARPERARASDTIAAIATASGRGGIGVIRVSGPGLLDFAQSLSGKRPTPRHATRADFRMANGTVIDSGLLLHFPAPHSFTGEDVLELQGHGGPVVLQMLLARCLELGARLADPGEFSRRAYLNGKIDLAQAEAVVDLIDASTAAAARSAVRSLQGDFSREVGQLRAQLVELRALVEATLDFPDEEIDFLEAADASGRLTRLQARLALVFERARQGRLLQGGLHVVLAGQPNVGKSSLLNRLAGDDLAIVTAIPGTTRDLVRGTLQLEGIPLHVIDTAGLRATEDQIEKIGIERTWREIARADVVLLLADARLGVGASEREILARLPTHPTRVTVLNKIDLVPARAERRQEDDSVVISLSAHSGEGVELLREELLRIVGWQPAEDVFIARERHLQALANTREHIATAQAQMPQLELLAEELRLAQLALGSITGEFSSDDLLGEIFGRFCVGK
- a CDS encoding pyrimidine/purine nucleoside phosphorylase; protein product: MSQFDNVSIVKKANIYFDGKCVSHTVLFPDGTRKTVGIIFPSSLTFTTGAPEMMELNAGRCRIRLAGASEWQTYAGGERFSVPGNSSFDIETLETLDYVCHFE
- the yidC gene encoding membrane protein insertase YidC, translating into MDNRRLLLLLIFSFSLVMLWDAWQKYNQPQAPAVAAAGTAAAPAPKPSSSLHAPLPAAPAAVAVGTAEKADTVTVDTDLFKVEISRQGGDIIRLELKDYRDSVRKDHFFTLFGPQHQYYAQSGLIGDGLPNHKTLFAVAPGSRELAGDAQTLELRLEAVAGNGVRVAKVYTFTRGSYLIGLTHEIANGSGKELLAHAYYQFQRDVKAPDGESYMVSTFTGPAVFTDQEKFQKVNFADIEAGNAKFATKADNGWIAMIQHYFVAAWIPEPGLPREFYIRKLESSQNPAVAAGVIVPVPLVAPGATVSLAVPVFAGPQIQSTLEHLAKPQADGGIGAQGLPLVVDYGWLTIIAAPIFWCLEAIYKLVGNWGWAIVLLTVAIKLLFYPLSAASYKSMAKMKTVTPRLMQLKERYGDDRQKLNQEMMALYKREKINPLGGCLPILVQIPVFIALYWALLGAVEIRDAPWILWIKDLSAQDPYYILPLIMMGTMLIQTKLNPTPPDPIQAKVMLMMPFIFGVMFFFFPAGLVLYWVVNNVLSIAQQWQITRMIESGGKAANDSKA
- the yidD gene encoding membrane protein insertion efficiency factor YidD, which translates into the protein MKHLLVALIGFYRYAVSPMLGQRCRFFPSCSQYAAEAVQRHGACRGTSLAVRRLARCHPWNPGGFDPVP
- a CDS encoding arylsulfatase is translated as MPSVLRLLASVAVAATSLATSGWALGQQVTGTLGSPSATSTIGNQQLPAPDPKFGGVIRNDALQSKPWWAPRIVPPKGAPNVLLIITDDAGFGVPSTFGGVIPTPTMDRIADEGLRYNRVFSTALCSPTRAALITGRNHHSVGFGVISEQSTGFPGYNSIIGKDKATIGRMLVDNGYATAWFGKDHNVPAFAASQAGPFDQWPTGMGFEYFYGFVGGDANQWQPNLFRNTTQIYPFLGKQPGTWNLITAMADEAIDYMTRIHQTDPGKPIFIKYAPGATHAPHHPTREWVDRISAMHLFDGGYEKLRETIFANQKKLGLVPSDAKLTPWPNDMLKPWDELTADEKKLFIRQVEVFAAYAAYNDYEIGRVIQHFQDLGRLDNTLVIYINGDNGTSAEGGPMGTPNEVAFFNGVAEMPADVQMKWYEVWGTEQTYNHMSAGWSWAFDTPFDWFKQNASRLGGINQNMVVSWPARIKDKGALRQQFVHVIDVVPTILEAAGIKAPVMVDGIRQAPIEGTSFAYTFDPANSKAASRHRTQYFEMMGQWALYDDGWLLSTKVNRAPWQAFGTANPDPLNNQMFQLYNLGKDFNQTEDIAAQNPQKVKEMRQKFLAEAKKHQVLPLDASVAARIVAPRPNITAGRTEFVYTRPMTGLPQGDSPFLLNSSYTITADIDVPQGGAEGMILTSGGRFAGYGFYLLKGKPVFLWNLIDLKRVKWEGTEALTPGRHVLEFDFKYDGLGVGTLAFNNMSGLGRPGTGVLKVDGKVVQTITMEKTLPMILQWDESFDIGSDTLTGVNDADYTPPFPLTARLNTLTIQVNRPQLSPADIRKLEAAMAEAQDGKPPTGK
- a CDS encoding AraC family transcriptional regulator, coding for MRAKRAFGEAVIRIGGAATIPAVLRDHGVDPAELLAEVGLSPSLFDDSDNMIPFVSLGRLVARCVARTGCSHFGLLVGQRGGPASLGLVGFLVQHSPDVATALRTLVRYLHHHDRGAVPTLVVNGNSALFGYAIYQPAVEAAEQIADGAIAVAFNIMRRLCGPRWQASEVLLAHREPPDIGPFRRFFQSPLRFDAEQNALLFPADWLTRPLATADPELRRLLQKQIDELEARTAGDFAHQVQRVLRTALLTHGAAAGQIAALFSMHVRTLNRHLRACGTTFQKLSDEVRFEIARQMLDDSTMSLSEIAAALAYADASAFSRAFSRWSGVTPRCWRVARSSSPGCES